One Paralichthys olivaceus isolate ysfri-2021 chromosome 8, ASM2471397v2, whole genome shotgun sequence genomic region harbors:
- the naa15b gene encoding N-alpha-acetyltransferase 15, NatA auxiliary subunit, with protein MPTVTLPPKENALFKRILRCYEHKQYRNGLKFCKQILSNPKFAEHGETLAMKGLTLNCLGKKEEAYDLVRRGLRNDLRSHVCWHVYGLLQRSDKKYDEAIKCYRNALKWDKDNLQILRDLSLLQIQMRDLEGYRETRYQLLQLRPAQRASWIGYAIAYHLLEDYEMAAKIIEEFRKTQQTSPDKVDYEYSELLLYQNQVLREAGLYKEALEHLSNYEKQICDKLAVEETRGELLLKLERLEEATEVYRRLQDRNPENWSYYRGLENALKPGSVEERQKIYEEAWEKFPKGLVPRRLPLNFLSGEKFRECLDRYLRMNFSKGCPPVFTTLKSLYNDKEKVSIIEELVVSFETSLKSCRMFSPNDDGKEEPPTTLLWVQYFLAQHYDMIGQQTLSLEYINAAIESTPTLIELFLIKAKIYKHAGNIKEAAQWMDEAQALDTADRFINSKCAKYMLKAGMIKEAEEMCSKFTREGASAVENLNEMQCMWFQTECALSYKGMNKFGEALKKCHEIERHFVEITDDQFDFHTYCMRKMTLRSYVDLLKLEDVLRMHPFYYKAAISAIQIYLSLHDNPLTDDSKELQADTANLSDKELKKLRNKQRRAQKKAQLEEEKKNAEKEKQLKNQKKKKEDDDEEIGGPKEELVPEKLVKVENPLEEAVKFLMPLKHLVKDKIDTHLLAFEIYFRKEKYLLMLQSVKGALAIDPDHPWLHQCLVRFFKGVSESKELPEVVRTVLKQEITRLFGDSNAKSFNQAYLTKHSNSIPHRLAAAKMMAYLDSATEMKAAELATALDESLNNRTIQICTEALECLRSGILGDCGESVEEYRAECHKLYPYTLAFMPPGYEENTKITNGDVSTETEEIANEM; from the exons ATGCCGACAGTTACTCTGCCGCCGAAAGAGAACGCTCTCTTCAAGAGGATTCTG CGATGTTACGAACACAAACAGTACAGAAACGGGCTCAAGTTCTGCAAACAAATCCTGTCCAACCCCAAGTTTGCAGAGCATGGAG aGACCCTGGCGATGAAGGGCTTGACCCTTAACTGTCTGGGGAAGAAGGAGGAGGCATACGACCTGGTGAGAAGAGGCCTGCGCAACGACCTCCGGAGCCACGTCT GCTGGCACGTTTACGGCCTACTGCAGCGCTCGGATAAGAAGTACGATGAGGCCATCAAGTGTTACCGCAACGCTCTGAAGTGGGACAAGGACAACCTGCAGATCCTGCGAGACCTGTCCCTGCTTCAGATCCAGATGCGAGACCTGGAGGGCTACAGG GAGACACGGTACCAGCTGTTGCAGCTGCGTCCAGCCCAACGGGCTTCCTGGATTGGTTACGCCATCGCCTATCACCTCCTGGAAGACTACGAGATGGCTGCAAAGATTATTGAGGAGTTCAGGAAAACACAACAG ACCTCTCCAGACAAAGTGGACTACGAGTATAGCGAGCTGCTTCTGTACCAGAACCAGGTGCTGAGGGAAGCTGGTCTGTACAAGGAGGCACTCGAGCACCTGTCCAACTATGAGAAGCAGATCTGTGACAAACTGGCAGTGGAGGAGACACGAG GAGAGTTGCTGTTGAAGTTGGAGCGTCTGGAAGAAGCAACAGAAGTTTACCGTCGACTGCAGGATAGGAACCCAGAAAACTGGTCCTACTACCGTGGCCTGGAGAATGCTTTGAAACCTG gCAGCgtagaggagagacagaagatCTATGAGGAAGCCTGGGAGAAGTTTCCGAAAGGACTGGTTCCTCGCCGGCTGCCGCTCAACTTTCTCTCAG gagagAAGTTCAGAGAGTGTTTGGACAGGTATCTGAGGATGAACTTCAGCAAAGGGTGTCCGCCCGTCTTCACCACGCTCAAATCACTGTACAATGACAAAGAAAAG GTGTCAATAATAGAGGAGTTGGTTGTCAGCTTTGAAACCTCATTAAAAAGCTGTAGAATGTTCAGCCCGAACG ATGATGGAAAGGAGGAGCCACCAACAACTTTACTCTGGGTGCAGTACTTCCTTGCACAGCACTATGACATGATTGGTCAGCAGACACTGTCGTTAGAATACATCAACGCAGCCATCGAGAGCACACCGACGCTCATCGAACTCTTCCTTATCAAAGCCAAGATTTACAAG CATGCTGGCAACATCAAAGAGGCCGCTCAGTGGATGGACGAGGCCCAGGCTCTTGATACCGCTGACAGATTCATCAACTCCAAGTGTGCCAAGTACATGCTGAAGGCTGGCATGATCAAAGAGGCTGAGGAAATGTGTTCCAAGTTCACACGG GAGGGAGCATCAGCAGTGGAGAATCTGAATGAGATGCAGTGTATGTGGTTCCAGACAGAGTGTGCACTCTCCTACAAGGGTATGAACAAGTTTGGGGAGGCTCTCAAGAAGTGCCATGAGATCGAAAGG CATTTTGTGGAGATCACAGATGACCAGTTTGATTTCCACACCTACTGCATGAGGAAGATGACGCTCCGCTCCTACGTGGACCTGCTGAAGCTAGAGGACGTGCTCCGCATGCATCCCTTCTACTACAAGGCAGCCATCTCTGCCATCCAGATCTACCTGAGCCTCCACGACAACCCCCTGACTGATGACAGCAAGGAGCTGCAGGCCGACACTG CGAACCTTTCGGACAAAGAGCTGAAGAAGCTCAGGAACAAGCAGCGGCGAGCCCAGAAGAAGgcccagctggaggaggagaagaagaatgcagagaaggagaagcagctgaagaaccagaagaagaagaaggaggatgATGACGAGGAGATCGGAGGGCCCAAAGAGGAGCTTGTTCCTGAGAAACTGGTCAAG GTAGAAAACCCACTGGAAGAAGCAGTTAAGTTCCTGATGCCTCTCAAACACCTGGTGAAAGACAAAATTGACACACACCTACTGGCCTTTGAGATCTACTTCAGGAAAG aAAAATATCTGTTGATGCTTCAGTCTGTGAAGGGAGCGCTGGCTATTGACCCTGATCACCCGTGGCTACACCAATGTTTAGTACGCTTCTTCAAAGGAG TCTCAGAGAGTAAGGAGCTGCCAGAGGTGGTCAGGACGGTGCTGAAGCAGGAGATCACCCGGCTGTTTGGAGACAGCAATGCTAAGAGCTTCAACCAGGCCTACCTCACCAAGCACTCCAACTCCATACCCCACCGACTGGCTG CTGCTAAGATGATGGCGTATCTGGACTCGGCGACAGAAATGAAGGCAGCAGAGTTGGCCACTGCACTAGATGAGTCGCTCAACAACAGAACCATACAG atctgtacggaagCACTGGAGTGTCTTCGGAGTGGCATCctaggcgactgtggagagagtgTTGAGGAGTACCGTGCCGAGTGTCACAAGCTTTACCCCTACACGTTAGCTTTCATGCCCCCTGGATACGAGGAGAACACCAAGATCACCAATGGAGACGTTTCCACGGAAACAGAGGAGATAGCCAACGAGATGTGA